In one window of Salvelinus namaycush isolate Seneca unplaced genomic scaffold, SaNama_1.0 Scaffold1414, whole genome shotgun sequence DNA:
- the LOC120036665 gene encoding ryanodine receptor 2-like translates to TAQGGGHRTLLYGHAVLLRHSYSGMYLCCLGTSRSSTDKLAFDVGLQEDTTGEACWWTIHPASKQRSEGEKVRVGDDLILVSVSSERYLHLSYGSDSLQVDAAFQQTLWSVATVCSGSEVAQGFMIGGDVLRLLHGHMDECLTVPSGEHGDEQRRYVF, encoded by the exons acGGCCCAGGGAGGGGGCCACCGCACCTTACTGTACGGACACGCTGTTCTGCTACGACACTCCTACAGCGGCATG TACCTCTGTTGCCTAGGTACCTCCCGATCGTCAACCGACAAACTGGCGTTTGATGTTGGACTGCAGGAAGACACAACAG GAGAAGCCTGTTGGTGGACCATTCACCCTGCCTCCAAGCAGAggtcagagggagagaaagtccGAGTCGGGGATGACCTCATCCTAGTTAGCGTGTCATCAGAACGATACCTG CATCTATCGTACGGTAGCGACAGCCTGCAGGTGGACGCAGCCTTCCAGCAGACCCTCTGGAGCGTGGCTACCGTCTGCTCCGGCAGTGAGGTGGCCCAAG GGTTCATGATTGGCGGGGACGTGCTGAGGCTGCTCCATGGTCACATGGATGAGTGTCTGACAGTGCCGTCGGGAGAACATGGGGATGAGCAGCGCAGGTACGTGTTCTGA